A window of Lolium rigidum isolate FL_2022 unplaced genomic scaffold, APGP_CSIRO_Lrig_0.1 contig_69395_1, whole genome shotgun sequence contains these coding sequences:
- the LOC124682154 gene encoding E3 ubiquitin-protein ligase hel2-like, with amino-acid sequence MDDACAVCAEPLQWVAYGVCGHREVCPACVARLRFVLRDHRCCICMTHCPAVFATKALGDRTKLIGDFSALPAVAGEGKAGEYWYHEATQVWFDDVDQYRTVRALCQFSCTVCKDSAGTGTGSGKKGGGKASKAKHKKKIGSIEQLKVHLFDHHHLYMCDLCLDGRKVFSCDQKLYTKPQLNKHIKNGDSEVDGSKVERRGFVGHPMCGFCKIPFYGKEELYSHVTREHFSCHICQRQQRGQEYFMTYDELEMHFRSDHFFCEDRECLEKKFIVFQSEAELKRHNAVEHRERKSHAKRTATFKASSSHNCQILGRGSGNQVASVAAPVRASSGQASQSGQSCGTNRVLQQSYSSLLSHQEVHGARIGSGLQEVSPPPISEQSRYTPALSWSSQTAASIRDEEFPPLSGTSNRSPALTQQGVRKVAENTHPSGLRQQSKGIVNIHHSVQIQSPENTDSTPSGSRHSPSCPTLNPSPNISGSLSLTSAENERRAANNFLVEKVQTALGMDRDRYAIFKVISGEYRQGVISASSYLLYVEQFGLSHLVLEMARLLPGPQKQKELVDAYYASLRLRSLQGNGGGGTVSSRKNKGKGKLPDAAETTGAARVSLEDQILRAANKLQLQGGDSGVLLKEGCGATMKGSRQSHGGQRLSLSKTKK; translated from the exons ATGGACGACGCCTGCGCCGTCTGCGCGGAGCCGCTCCAGTGGGTGGCCTACGGCGTCTGCGGCCACCGCGAGGTCTGCCCCGCCTGCGTCGCCCGCCTCCGCTTCGTCCTCCGCGACCACCGCTGCTGTATCTGCATGACCCACTGCCCCGCCGTCTTCGCCACCAAG GCGCTGGGGGACCGCACGAAGCTCATCGGCGATTTCTCGGCGCTCCCGGCCGTGGCCGGCGAGGGGAAGGCCGGGGAGTACTGGTACCACGAGGCCACGCAGGTCTGGTTCGACGACGTCGACCAATACAGGACCGTGCGCGCGCTGTGCCAGTTTTCTTGCACTGTGTGCAAGGACAgcgccggcaccggcaccggcagcGGGAAGAAGGGCGGCGGCAAGGCGTCCAAGGCCAAACATAAGAAGAAGATCGGGAGCATCGAGCAGCTCAAAGTGCATCTGTTCGACCACCATCATCTTTACATGTGCGACCTCTGCTTGGATGGGAGGAAG GTATTTAGTTGTGACCAGAAACTTTATACAAAGCCTCAGTTAAATAAGCACATAAAAAATGGTGATTCGGAGGTGGATGGCTCAAAGGTTGAGCGCCGCGGTTTTGTAGGGCATCCAATGTGCGGGTTTTGTAAAATTCCATTTTATGGAAAGGAGGAACTGTATTCGCATGTGACAAGAGAACATTTTTCTTGTCACATATGTCAGAG GCAGCAGCGCGGGCAGGAATATTTCATGACATATGATGAGTTAGAG ATGCATTTTCGGAGTGACCATTTCTTCTGTGAGGACAGAGAATGCTTGGAGAAGAAGTTCATTGTCTTCCAAAGTGAAGCAGAGCTCAAG AGGCACAATGCAGTGGAGCATAGGGAGCGCAAGTCTCATGCAAAGAGAACTGCTACTTTCAAG GCCTCATCGAGTCACAATTGCCAGATACTGGGCCGTGGCTCGGGAAATCAGGTTGCTTCTGTTGCAGCTCCGGTGCGAGCTAGTTCTGGGCAAGCATCACAATCAGGCCAAAGCTGTGGGACGAACCGCGTGTTGCAGCAATCATATTCTTCTCTCCTCTCCCACCAGGAGGTCCATGGCGCAAGAATAGGCTCTGGTTTACAAGAAGTTTCACCCCCTCCCATATCAGAGCAATCAAGGTATACACCGGCTCTTAGCTGGAGTTCACAGACCGCTGCAAGTATAAGGGATGAGGAATTCCCTCCTTTATCAGGCACTAGTAACAGGAGCCCTGCTTTAACACAGCAGGGGGTACGAAAGGTAGCCGAGAACACTCATCCATCTGGGCTCCGACAGCAAAGTAAGGGAATTGTGAATATACACCATTCTGTTCAGATTCAGTCCCCTGAAAATACTGATTCAACCCCTTCTGGCTCAAGACACTCCCCAAGTTGTCCTACGCTCAACCCAAGTCCCAACATTAGTGGATCATTGAGTTTGACTTCTGCTGAAAATGAAAGGCGTGCAGCGAATAATTTCTTGGTTGAAAAAGTGCAGACTGCGTTAGGCATGGACCGGGATAGGTATGCGATTTTTAAAGTGATCTCAGGGGAGTACCGTCAAGGGGTTATCAGTGCTTCGAGCTATCTTCTATATGTCGAGCAATTTGGTCTCTCGCACCTTGTTCTTGAAATGGCAAGGTTACTGCCTGGCCCTCAAAAGCAAAAGGAACTTGTTGATGCCTACTACGCCAGTTTGCGTCTTAGGAGCCTTCAAGGAAATGGTGGTGGTGGAACTGTTAGCTCTCGGAAAAATAAGGGGAAGGGGAAACTTCCTGATGCCGCAGAAACTACTGGTGCTGCACGGGTTTCATTAGAAGATCAGATCCTGAGAGCTGCCAACAAGCTTCAGTTACAGGGAGGAGACTCTGGAGTGCTGCTAAAAGAAGGGTGTGGAGCAACCATGAAGGGTTCTCGGCAAAGCCACGGGGGGCAGAGACTTTCTTTGAGCAAAACGAAGAAGTAA